GCCCGCCGTACCCGCGTACACGCCCACGCCCGCGAGGCCCAGCCCGACGGCGGCGACCGAAGCGCCCACGATCCCGTACGCGGCCTGCCCCAGCCACACACATCCGGCGAGGGCGGCGAGACCGAGGTAGACCGCTGCCCCGGCGACGCCGGACGTCGCGTACAGAGCGGCCGAAGGTCCGCCCTCCCGCCGGCGGTTGACGATCCCCGCGCCGTACGCGACGGCGAGCAGTACGGCGCCGAGCCCCACGGCGGCGGCCAGCAGCCGCGTGGGCTCCTCCATCGGCGCCAGCCACAGCACGGGCAGTACACCGGTCGGGCCGAAGAACTCGCCGTACGCCACCCCGGCCAGGGTGGCGGCCAGCCCGGCCGCGGCGACGAACGGCCACAGCGGGCGCAGCGCCGCCGCCCGGCGCGGCCGTCCGGCCCGCAGCACCAGCGCGAGGGCGAGCAGCAGCAGCCCGTGCCCCGCGTCGCCGAACATCAGGCCGAACATCACCACGTACACGATGCCGGCGGGCAGGGTGGGGTCGAGGTCGGCGTAGGGAACCGTTCCGTACGTGGTGACCAGCGGTGTGAAGGAGCGACGCACGGCCCGCCGCTGCCGGTGATTCGGGGGGCGTTCCGCCGCGCCGGCCAGCAACGTGGGCGGATCCACGCCGCGCGGGGTCCGAAGCGGCACCAGCGCACCCCCTGCCCCCGCGACGCGCGCGGCCGTCGCTCCCACCTCCGCCTCCGGGCACCACCCGGCCAGAGCCGCGACCGCACCGTGCCGCACCGCGCTGCCGAGCCGCTCCTCCAACTGCGCCTCTCCCTCCAGCAGGTCCGCGCGGCCCTCGTGCTCGAGCGCGTCCAGGTCCGGCGGCGCCGCGCTGAGGACGGCCCGGCCGGGCCGGGCACGCAAACGCTGCAGCCGCGCCGCGGCCGGTCCGCGGACGTCCGGCCCGCCGTTGCCGGCCAGGTCGATCTCGACGAGCCCCGCCTCGGCGATCCGCACCAAGGTCTCCCGCAGCGCCGGCTCCGGCGCCACAACGGCCACCCGGCGCATCCGGACCGGAACCACCGACTCAGCCCGGAGCATCGAGCACCTCCGCCGGCCGGTCCCCCCGGCCGCCGCGAACGGCCAGCTCCAGCGCGCCACGCGTGCGCCACGTGTCGGCCGACAACAGGGCCACGGCTCCCACGACCGGCCCGGGACCGAACCGGGAACGGCGCAGCAGGTCCCGCGCGTCCCGTTCGACGGCGTCCCACCACCGCGCCTCGGCGCGCCACAGATCCGCAGCGTCGTCGACGTCCTTGAGCAGCCATCCCGCGGTGTCCGGCAGCGCCTGCCGGAAGTCGGCGTACGAGCTCGCCTCCGTCGCACGGGGCCCGAGCAGGCGCGCGGCCCGGTGAACGGAGACGTCCGGGAGGCGGTGGCCCACGACGAACACCTCCCTGCCCAGCAGCAGGGCGAGCCGGGCCGCCGCCCAGCGCGCCGCGTCGGGCACGGCGCCGGAGAGCCGTACGGCGGCGGAGACCCGCATGCCGGTGGCGACCGCGGCAGGGGAGTCACCGCCGGGGTCGCCCCAGGCCGAGGCCGTCAGCGCGCCGCGCAGCTCGGCCGGTGTACGGGTGGAGGAGAGCCGATTCCAGGCGATCGCCAGCGCGCCCAGGCGGTAGGGGGAGGCACGGAGACGGTCCGGGCCGGATGGTGACGCGCCGGTCACGAGGGCGCTCAGGTGGCGTTCCGCGTTGGAGATCTCGAATCCGGCGGCCAGCGCGCGGACCGCCTCCGTGCCGGCGGCCGGCTGCCAGCCGGCGAGGATCCTCAGATGCCACAGCAGGCTCGTCGTGATCGCCCGCTGGGCTTCGGCGAGAGAGGCGCCGGCCGTGGTGAGGCGGCTCCTGTAGGGAGTGGCCGCCAGATAGCGCAAGGCGTCGTCGAGCGTGCGGCACCCGGCCACCTCCTGGACTCCCCGGGCACCGAGGCACCTGGCCCGCAGAGCCCGGGCCCGGGTCACGCCGGCCACCCGTCCGGCGTCGGTCACGGCCCTCCCTCCTCGTGATCCTCCCGATCGGGTGGCCGGTGCCCCTGCGCCCCGAGGTCCTCCAGCACCAGTGCCACAGCACGGCCTGCGAGCACGGGCATCCGGTCCCTGGCCCGGCCGTGGAGAGCGGCAGCCTCACGATCCGCTTCGGCGAGCAGCGACACCGCTCTGCTCTCGGCTGCGCGCAGCACCTGTTCGGCGGTCCGTGTCCGCACCCCGCGGGCCTCGTGGCGAGCTGCGGCCACCAGTGCCTCCGCCTGCCGCTC
The Streptomyces fungicidicus DNA segment above includes these coding regions:
- a CDS encoding V0D/AC39 family V-type ATPase subunit; this encodes MTDAGRVAGVTRARALRARCLGARGVQEVAGCRTLDDALRYLAATPYRSRLTTAGASLAEAQRAITTSLLWHLRILAGWQPAAGTEAVRALAAGFEISNAERHLSALVTGASPSGPDRLRASPYRLGALAIAWNRLSSTRTPAELRGALTASAWGDPGGDSPAAVATGMRVSAAVRLSGAVPDAARWAAARLALLLGREVFVVGHRLPDVSVHRAARLLGPRATEASSYADFRQALPDTAGWLLKDVDDAADLWRAEARWWDAVERDARDLLRRSRFGPGPVVGAVALLSADTWRTRGALELAVRGGRGDRPAEVLDAPG
- a CDS encoding V-type ATPase 116kDa subunit family protein, whose translation is MLRAESVVPVRMRRVAVVAPEPALRETLVRIAEAGLVEIDLAGNGGPDVRGPAAARLQRLRARPGRAVLSAAPPDLDALEHEGRADLLEGEAQLEERLGSAVRHGAVAALAGWCPEAEVGATAARVAGAGGALVPLRTPRGVDPPTLLAGAAERPPNHRQRRAVRRSFTPLVTTYGTVPYADLDPTLPAGIVYVVMFGLMFGDAGHGLLLLALALVLRAGRPRRAAALRPLWPFVAAAGLAATLAGVAYGEFFGPTGVLPVLWLAPMEEPTRLLAAAVGLGAVLLAVAYGAGIVNRRREGGPSAALYATSGVAGAAVYLGLAALAGCVWLGQAAYGIVGASVAAVGLGLAGVGVYAGTAGGAGGVVQTGVQLFDVVVRIGSNVVSFARLAAFGLTHAALGAVVWDGTTSLADRGAAGVAAAVLIFLFGNALAFALEALVAGVQALRLEFYELFSRLFESEGRPFRPWHLPVLRLTAPAVGAEASAARAGAERGPAREEEV